A window of Variovorax sp. HW608 genomic DNA:
AGAGCGGCGAGACGCTGCATGTGCCCGTGACCTGCCGTCTCGACACGGCCGAGGAAGTCTCGATCTACGAGGCCGGCGGCGTGCTGCAGCGCTTTGCGCAGGACTTCCTGGCCGGACAGGAGTGCGTCGCGTGACCACAATCGGCCCCATGAACGCAGCACCCCAGATCAGAATTCCCGCCACCTACATGCGCGGCGGCACCAGCAAGGGCGTGTTCTTCCGCCTGCAGGACCTGCCCGACTCGGCTCAGCAACCGGGCCCCGCCCGCGACCGTTTGCTGCAGCGCGTGGTCGGCAGCCCCGATCCCTATGGCAAGCAGATCGACGGCATGGGCGGCGCCACCTCGTCGACTTCCAAGGCCGTCATCCTGTCGGCCTCCAGTCGCCCGGACCATGAGGTGGACTACCTGTTCGGCCAGGTGTCCATCGACAGCGCCTTCGTCGACTGGTCGGGCAACTGCGGCAACCTGTCGGCGGCGGTCGGACCTTTTGCGATCGGCAACGGCCTGCTGCCGGCCGAGCGCATTCCGCAGGACGGCATCTGCACCGTTCGCATCTGGCAGGCCAACATCGGCAAGACCATCGTCGCCCATGTGCCGATCACCGGCGGGCAGGTGCAGGAGACGGGCGACTTCGAGCTCGATGGCGTGACCTTCCCGGCCGCCGAGGTGCAGCTCGAATTCCTCGATCCGGCGGACGAGGGTGAAGGCGAAGGCGGCACAACCATGTTCCCGACCGGCCGCTTGGTCGACGAGCTGGAAGTGCCGGGCGTGGGAACGTTCAAGGCCACGCTGATCAATGCCGGCATCCCGACCGTCTTCGTGAATGCGAGCGACATCGGCTACACGGGCACCGAGCTGCAGGATGCGATCAACGGCGATGCTCAGGCGCTGGCGCGCTTCGAGGCCATCCGTGCGTGGGGCGCCGTGAAGATGGGCCTGATCAAGGAGATCGGCGAGGCGGCGAAGCGCCAGCACACGCCGAAGGTCGCCTTCGTCGCGCCGCCTGCGGATTACGTGGCCTCCAGCGGCAAGGCCGTACGGGCGGCGGACGTCGATCTGCTGGTGCGCGCCCTCTCCATGGGCAAGCTGCACCACGCGATGATGGGCACGGCGGCCGTGGCGATCGGCACCGCGGCGGCGATTCCCGGCACGCTCGTCAATCTCGCTGCGGGCGGCGGCGAGCGCAACGCCGTGCGCTTCGGCCATCCCTCGGGCACGCTGCGCGTGGGCGCCGAAGCCATGCGGGCCGATGGGCAGTGGCAAGTGACCAAGGCCGTCATGAGCCGAAGCGCCCGTGTGTTGATGGAAGGCTGGGTGCGCGTGCCCGGCGACAGTTTCTGATTGGAAGTTCACGTATGTCCATGTCTACCCGCAAGCAACTCAAATCCCTCGCCGAAGCGCGCCGTGGCGCGCTGGTGCCGGGTGCCTTCAACGCGCTCTCGGCCAAGGTGATCGAGGACCTCGGCTTCGAGGCAATCTACGTCACCGGCGCCGGCGTCACCAACATGTGGTTCGGCATGCCCGACCAAGGCTTCATGGGGCTGGCGGAAATCGCCGATCACGCCGCGCGCATCCGTGATGCGGTCGCGTTGCCACTGATCGTCGACGCCGATACCGGCTTTGGCAATGCATTGAACGTGCGCCACACCGTGCGCGTGCTGGAGCGCGCCGGCGCCGACTGTATTCAACTCGAGGATCAGGTTGCGCCCAAGCGTTGCGGTCATTTCTCGGGCAAGGAGGTGATCTCGACAGAGGAAGCCGTAAGCAAGATCAAGGCGGCCGTCGATGCGCGCCAGGACTCAGATCTCATGATCATGGCCCGCACCGATGCGGCAGCCGTTCACGGCTTCGAAGCGGCCGTCGAACGCGCTCAGAAGTTCGCCGAGGCCGGCGCCGACATCCTGTTCGTGGAGGCCGTGACCACGGCTGAGGAAGTTCGCGCATTGCCCCGGCGTCTGGGCAAGCCTCAGTTGATGAACATGGTCATCGGTGGTCGCACGCCGATCTTCAATGCCGAGCAGCTCGGCGAGCTCGGCTACGGCATCGTTCTCTATGCCAACGCCGCCTTGCAAGGTGCGGTGGCCGGCATGCAGAAGGCACTGACCGTGCTACGCGACGAGAAGGAAGTGCAGGAATCGAGCGGGCTCGTCGCACCCTTTGCCGAACGGCAGCGGCTGGTCGGCAAGCCGGAATGGGACGCGCTCGAAAAGCGCTACGCGTGACGGCGGCGGGCGCGCCGCCGAGATAGATGTGCTTGGAAATGCCGCGCGGTCCGAGGCGGACCGGGACGACGTCCATCGTACGCCGATACTCCTCCGCCAGGTATCGAAGCAGCACGGCGACGGCCCTTTTGCGCGCGAGCATCTGACATGATGTCCGTGGTTCGATGGTCTCGTGCCGCTTCTACTTCATCGGCCACGCGCCCAAAGGAGCTGGAGATCGTCGAAGCAGGCAACGCCACGCGGTTTTTGGATACCATCCAAAAACATGCTCAAGCAAAGGCTTCCTGTTGCCGTCGGGCACTTCGCCAGTGTGCCCTGGATTCCCAACTACACCGGAGCCGATGCCTGGCCGGTCTCGCTGCTACGCTGCGAATCGAGCGGCGTGCGCGAGCTTGCCCTTCAGGGACGCGTCGACATCACGCCCATGGCTGTGGCCGATTGGTTCGATATGGGTGATTCGTGGCGCCGCTTAGACAATTGGGGCATCTCCTTTCGCGAGAAGGCTGAGAGCGTGTGTCTGTTCTCTCCGCGGCCGATCGAGGATCTCCACCTGGCCGAGATCGCCATTTGTGACCAAACGACATCCTCGGTTCGAATCCTTCAGGCACTTCTAAAGGGGAAGTACGGCCTCGGAATCGGTCCCTGGCGACGCAACGTCAACGTCCACGAAGCGACAACACCTCGCCTCCTCATCCAAAACGAAGCTGTCGAGGAGCGCGCTCGGAAGCGGTTCCCTTACGTATACGACCTTGGTCGGGAATGGCACGAATGGCAGGGCACCCCGGTGGTGACGGCGGTGTGGGTCTATCACGCCTCAGTGGATCCGAGCGACGTGGAGGCGATGCGCCAATTGCTCGCAGACTCGATGGCTCGCTACCGAGCCGACCCTTTGGCAGCAGTGACGTCCCATCGCACTCGCTTCAGGTGGACTTCAACGATCGAAGAAATCGTCGCCTTGCACCGCAACTTCGAGTACGAACTGCAGGAAGAGGCCTCCTACGGGCTCGATCGGATGCGCGCGATACTTCCTAGACGAGTCGAAGGCTTCGACATCGCGCATCATCAAAGCCTGGTGTTGCCTGAAGTCGAGGAAGAGCAAGTGGGCCTGGGAACGCGAAAGTGAGCCAAGCGCATGCCAGCCTCGACGGCGCAAGGACTGTTCTTGCGGCCTCGCGCGCGTGAGGCCGCGCGGGTTGTCACGCTCACCGACGACCTTGGAATCGCCGTGGACGTACGGCAGGTCTGCCGCTCGGCTTCTTCAAACCGAGGGCTGATGACCCAATTTGACGACCATCTTCGGATGACGCTCACTCAAAGCCTTCAATGCGAGCAAACTCTTGCGCTCGCGTTCCCGATCGAACGTGTAACTTCCGGGTTCGACACCATGCTCCCAACCCCAGCGCGTGTGGCAAGCATCGCCGGTGAGGAGCACCGGCCCTGTCGGTGTGCGGGCGAGATAGGAGACGTGGCCCTCAGTATGTCCCGGCGTCAGGATTGCAAACAGTGAGCGGTCACCGAAGACGTCGATCACCGCTTCGAATTTCTCGTCCGGATCCTTCTTGAACTGAAGCTCCTGAATTGCGGGCCGGCCTTCAAAGAAGCGATCTTCCATCCCCTGGACGAAAAGGTTCTCGAACTTCGACTCAGCAGCCTCACCGGGACCTGTGTAAAAGGGAACGTCCTTCGGAATGTCTGGCATCCCGGAGATGTGATCTAGATGGAGATGGGTCAGAAAGACCCC
This region includes:
- a CDS encoding isocitrate lyase/PEP mutase family protein yields the protein MSTRKQLKSLAEARRGALVPGAFNALSAKVIEDLGFEAIYVTGAGVTNMWFGMPDQGFMGLAEIADHAARIRDAVALPLIVDADTGFGNALNVRHTVRVLERAGADCIQLEDQVAPKRCGHFSGKEVISTEEAVSKIKAAVDARQDSDLMIMARTDAAAVHGFEAAVERAQKFAEAGADILFVEAVTTAEEVRALPRRLGKPQLMNMVIGGRTPIFNAEQLGELGYGIVLYANAALQGAVAGMQKALTVLRDEKEVQESSGLVAPFAERQRLVGKPEWDALEKRYA
- the prpF gene encoding 2-methylaconitate cis-trans isomerase PrpF → MNAAPQIRIPATYMRGGTSKGVFFRLQDLPDSAQQPGPARDRLLQRVVGSPDPYGKQIDGMGGATSSTSKAVILSASSRPDHEVDYLFGQVSIDSAFVDWSGNCGNLSAAVGPFAIGNGLLPAERIPQDGICTVRIWQANIGKTIVAHVPITGGQVQETGDFELDGVTFPAAEVQLEFLDPADEGEGEGGTTMFPTGRLVDELEVPGVGTFKATLINAGIPTVFVNASDIGYTGTELQDAINGDAQALARFEAIRAWGAVKMGLIKEIGEAAKRQHTPKVAFVAPPADYVASSGKAVRAADVDLLVRALSMGKLHHAMMGTAAVAIGTAAAIPGTLVNLAAGGGERNAVRFGHPSGTLRVGAEAMRADGQWQVTKAVMSRSARVLMEGWVRVPGDSF
- a CDS encoding MqnA/MqnD/SBP family protein gives rise to the protein MLKQRLPVAVGHFASVPWIPNYTGADAWPVSLLRCESSGVRELALQGRVDITPMAVADWFDMGDSWRRLDNWGISFREKAESVCLFSPRPIEDLHLAEIAICDQTTSSVRILQALLKGKYGLGIGPWRRNVNVHEATTPRLLIQNEAVEERARKRFPYVYDLGREWHEWQGTPVVTAVWVYHASVDPSDVEAMRQLLADSMARYRADPLAAVTSHRTRFRWTSTIEEIVALHRNFEYELQEEASYGLDRMRAILPRRVEGFDIAHHQSLVLPEVEEEQVGLGTRK
- a CDS encoding MBL fold metallo-hydrolase is translated as MFRKAVLLFIVAALSACAQSTHESVPAALGKPISSAAMEAVIDTPGPIDLKTVASAEYVADLSGLLNLKDPKAVEAGLSDHEEPIQIYTHLLRHPTQGFFMVDTGVSRRLVEDPAGVGVGLVVRKFGKIERMQIREDASSAMKSEGEPLKGVFLTHLHLDHISGMPDIPKDVPFYTGPGEAAESKFENLFVQGMEDRFFEGRPAIQELQFKKDPDEKFEAVIDVFGDRSLFAILTPGHTEGHVSYLARTPTGPVLLTGDACHTRWGWEHGVEPGSYTFDRERERKSLLALKALSERHPKMVVKLGHQPSV